TACTGCAGCAGTTGTGGACCCTAATTTATTCTATGTTGAAATGTTTTGCTCTCGGGAACAGTTGTTCATGCAACCTTGGCAGCCCGATTTATTCAGTGGGTTTATTGCATTTCTCTTTGTATCAGTGACTCTGATCATTGTCTTTACCTACATCAGCATTATGATCACAGCCAGGTCTGTATCCTCCAACAAAGACTCTGCTAAGAAAGCCCACAAGACTGTGCTGCTGCACTTCATTCAGCTGGGCCTGTGCACTACCTCTTTTTTAATTAACACCATAGACAGGGCACTGTATATTGTGACAGGAAGTGACACACCTCTCTTTTTAAACTTGCAATTTCTGAATTTTCTGTTCCTCCTGATTCTGCCTCGCTGTCTGAGCCCTCTAATCTATGGGCTGAGAGATGATGCTGTACGGCCCTTATTCAAATATTATTTCTGCTACTGCTCAAGAAAATTACAAACTGCTGTGAATGTACAGTAAATGCCTTATATTTCTGTGATAATATATTTTGCAAACATTTAGTAGACCACATGGATCATTATCATATTATTCAATCATCCTGGAATATTTCTTCCTGTAATGGCTGTTACAACATGTCATCTACAAAGGCTTTATTTCTGGGCAGCTTTCAGTGACACCAACTACATCTTTATGAAAAGATCAGTAGTGTAacctgtgtttacatttgaaattaataaaatattttactttaACTGGAGAATTTTTTAAGGCTTTAGATCAATCACACAACAGTTTAACAGCTACTTTAAAATATTTTGgtatgaaaaagtaaaaaaaaacaatattaaaatatgaaacataTTCTACCCTCTATGTATAGATCACTCATTTATTCTTTGACATTTAATCTTTgacaattaatattattattggtagaagtaataatacaaataataataataataataataatatgatgatgatgatgatgatgcaagGCATTATAGAAGAGGGGACAACAATTCCTGAGAAGAGACAGGGGTCATATAACCCAGGTCTCATATACTATGCTGCAACTGTGAAACCATGGGGACCAGcataatttcattaaaaaattttGATGATGTTTACCTCCACATTCCCTGAAATCAGAGGGTATAAACCCTCTAATTTTGGCCACTAATAGAGTATAATAGCTCtatttaaaacaaatcctacaaacCCTACAAtctctgtaaataaatgtacacaCTGATGCCATGAACTGATAGAAGGAAACTCATGTTTTCTTCTATCTAACTGTATTTGTAATTGCTGTGGAGAACATTGCTCATTTCTACCTCCTTGTATTCACCTCCTTCTTACTCTTCTTCCTAAATCAATGCTCCTAAATGTCAGGAATATTCAAGTGCACCACACATATAAACAGAACATTATTTCAATTGACAAACCTTTATCCAAACACtttaacaaaataaacactcatGATTTACTGCTATGTGGAGCCACTTCTTCTTTTAAACCATCTTTAAAACTGGTTTACACTTGATTTGACAGTAGGGCCGATGCTGACAGCATAATACAGCCTTTAACATTAACAGAACCTTTGCAAACATATAGAACTACTGCAAGGACAGTAGAGCAACATGAAAGCACAGCATTTACACAACACtaaaaaaatgttatttcaCAGAAGACGATTAGATATCAGCATGTATGCCTCTTTACGAATAGCTGAAACAGAGGATGTTTACTGCATCATTTATAAATAACTGAAACAGTTTGAATTGGTCAGTCGCATGAGATCATAAGTCAGTATTTAGCTCATTAAAATGTTAAGGCCTACATTTTATCTGTATTTACAGAAACTTTAATGTGCTTAAAGTGTGTTATCTCTATTACAGTAACTGTCATGAAATTGGATTTGATAGATTTGCAGATGCTCAATTTTAGGATCTCGGTTTGTATCATAAGGTGGAGAAATGGGGCAATTTAGTAGAATGTTTAAAGGGCCTGGCCATGGCTTTCTGTGTCCATTTCAGTTTTTACATACATCCTATTTCTAGTTCAATACATTTATGAGAATGACCATTAGGCCTCTCGAGCAATCAAATAGCAACATTTCTCTCATTTTCCTTTCATAGATTAACTATATTTTTTAGAACAATGGAATATATTTAACTATAAGCAAGCAGTCGGTTCTCAAACATTTTGGAGAAATGGGCAGACGCGAAgaactttgacaagggccaaaaaTTGTTATGACCAGAAGATCAGAACATCCATACCATTAAAGTTTTTCTAACATTTGACCTCCAGAAGACTTTTTGTTTACATACTGTGAATCTGGTAGCTACATTTACAGTCATATGAAAAGGTAGGACACCACATGAAAATCTTTAATTTGTcgatttttattattagaaataaaaaatgaggacaccctATGCCCTAATATTTCAGCCCACATGCTGTTTAATGACTCTGTTCATCTCCTTTTAACCTTTGTCTTATTTTTCTTGGCCCTGGTGTTCCTCAAGCTGGCTAAAGCTAGCTGTTCCCTGATCCTTTTTTTGGATGCTGCAACATATTACAACGCACCTTTAAATGTGGCTGTGATGTCACTGGAGCGCTATGTGGCCATATGTTTTCCTCTAAGACATGCTGAAATAGCCACTCAGAAGAGAACTTTCATTGCTATTAGCTTTATTTGGTTAATTGGCTCTAGGAATATCTTGATCAACATCATTACTGCAGCAGTTGTGGACCCTAATTTCTTCTATGTACAAATGTTTTGCTCTTATGAACAGATATTCATGCAGCCCTGGCAGCCTGATTTATTCAGTGGGTTTAATGTGATTCCTTTTGCATCAGTGACTCTGATTATTGTCTTTACCTACATCAGCATTATGATCACAGCCAGATCTGTATCCTCTAATAAAGACTCTAAGAAAGCCTACAGGACTGTGCTGCTGCATCTCATTCAGCTGGGCCTGTGCACTACCTCCTTTTTGTACAGCACCATAGAGAGGGCACTGTATATTGTGACTGATTGTGGTACCTCCATCGTTTTACACCTGCAATATCTAAACTTTCTCTTCCTCCTGATTCTGCCTCGCTGTCTGAGCCCTGTCATCTATGGGCTGAGAGATGATTCTGTAAGGCCCTTATTCAAAAATAATTTCTTCCACTGCTCAGGAAAATTTCACACTGCTGTGAATGTACAATAAAGcattatatttctgtaaatgtatCATCTTTAACATGCATTAGGTAGCAACATGATCATTATTAATGTATTCAATCATTCTTGTAGTTTGTTTTGCTACAtgtcattttcatttaattgCTCTCTGGGTCAATTGCACTAATGATTTgacaaatatgtacatatatacatgtgtatattgcatatattatttacattttaaatcaataaaatatttttacaagaGACCCAATAGTTATATTTTAAATTACTTTGCGAAACCATGGAGAGCATCATAATCTCATTTTAGGAATGAGCAGAGAGTATAAACCTCTAGTAACTAGGCCTTTGGTCACTAGTGGAGTGTAATA
This sequence is a window from Salminus brasiliensis chromosome 18, fSalBra1.hap2, whole genome shotgun sequence. Protein-coding genes within it:
- the LOC140539589 gene encoding odorant receptor 131-2-like — encoded protein: MADTNGSTVNAFVYQNVIRGQLGWVAFTKLTVVTVLTVVSVYVNCVILYALNSKRVFKESSRYILFAHMMLNDSVHLLLTFFLFLFAMIFVQLAKAVCSLILFLDSATFYNAPLNLAVMSLERYVAICFPLRHAEIATQKKTFIAISFIWLIGSMNILIDIITAAVVDPNLFYVEMFCSREQLFMQPWQPDLFSGFIAFLFVSVTLIIVFTYISIMITARSVSSNKDSAKKAHKTVLLHFIQLGLCTTSFLINTIDRALYIVTGSDTPLFLNLQFLNFLFLLILPRCLSPLIYGLRDDAVRPLFKYYFCYCSRKLQTAVNVQ
- the LOC140539770 gene encoding odorant receptor 131-2-like: MMMMMQGIIEEGTTIPEKRQGSYNPAHMLFNDSVHLLLTFVLFFLALVFLKLAKASCSLILFLDAATYYNAPLNVAVMSLERYVAICFPLRHAEIATQKRTFIAISFIWLIGSRNILINIITAAVVDPNFFYVQMFCSYEQIFMQPWQPDLFSGFNVIPFASVTLIIVFTYISIMITARSVSSNKDSKKAYRTVLLHLIQLGLCTTSFLYSTIERALYIVTDCGTSIVLHLQYLNFLFLLILPRCLSPVIYGLRDDSVRPLFKNNFFHCSGKFHTAVNVQ